The following DNA comes from Arcobacter cloacae.
TGAGGACATTTTACAGCAAAATCACCATTTTTCATATCTTCATCTTTTCGCTCATTTGGATAAACTATCCCACATTTTGGACAATCATATTTTCCCTCACCATAGATAGACCTAGAAGAAGCTATTATCATCTTTTTTACACTATGTTTTTCATTTGCTAAAATATCTAAAAATATTGAAGTACCTTTGATATTTACATCTGTATATTTTTCTATCTCATACATTGATTGACCTGTTCCTGTTTCAGCTGCAAGATGAACTACTGCATCAATACCCTCAAGAGCTTTTTTCCAATCATCATAAGAAAGAACTGTTCCTTTGATAAAGTTTACTTTATTTTTTATACTTTCATAAAGTGGAGAATACTCACCATGAATTTGAGGTGAAAGATTATCCAAAACTGTAACTTCATAGCCTTTTTCTATTAGTTTCAAACTAAGATTTGAGCCTATAAATCCTGCTCCACCTGTTATTAATACTTTTTTATATTTCATTTTAAAACTCCTTAATTTATTATATTCTTATGAATGTGTTAATTTGTGTCATTTATTTAATTCCTTTACTATTTCGACTATTTCAGTATCAAAAAAACTCAATACTTCATATATCTCATCCATCATATTTTGATACTCTGATTTACTTATGATTTTGTCATGATGGAATACTTTATTTCTAAAAAGTCTTATATTGTTTAATTTGACAAAAATAAAATGTCTATTTACTGATTTGTCTTTACTTGATGGAAGATTTGGAAATATTTGTTTTAGATCATTGTATCTTAGATAGTTTTTATATGCTGCTTTGAAAAATGTAACAAAAAATCCAAAACTAAGTTCAGCTAAAATATTATCTTGCTCAACTTTCTTTTTTTCAAACTTCAAAAGTTTTACTGAGATATCTATTTTTGATTGATGTTGTAGTTGGATAAAGTTTTTATCTAGTAGCCAATCTTGAGATATTTTTTGTTTAAAATGACTATTCAAACTATTTCTTAGGGCTATCTCAACTAAGGACAATGGTATATAATACTCTTTACATAATTGTAAGTTTTCAAAATACTCATTAATACTTTTGTATTGTTTCATCCTATTTTTTGAAATAAATCTATTTTTTAGCACAACACACTTTTTCATACTTGACACCTTTTTCTATTTTTGCTACAATCACAACCTAATCCCCCAGTAAGTCTTTATTTGAAACAGAGTAAAGCTTGGGGTTATTTATTTTTATCCCTCTTGACAAATCTTTTTCTATGAAAAATAACCCAATACCAAAATCACAATTAACAGCTTTTACTTTCTATATCAATGAAATTTCCATCTTTATCAGTCTTTTTCCAACTACCACTTTTCTCATCATACCTCTTTACTATCCTAGCAGGTATCCCAACTATCACACAATAATCAGGGAAATGACCTCTTACAACTGCATTTGAACCAACTATACACTGTTTTCCTAAAATAGTTCCAGCTTGAATAACTGCTCCATATCCTATAAAACAATTTTCACCTATTTGTGTTTTATTAAATATTAATTTTTGTTCCATTATGTGTATGTCAATATCTTGATACTCATGATCTACATTTGTAATAAAAACATTTGCTGAAAAAGTTGTATTTTTACCTATTCTCAGTTCTTGGTTTCCACCTGAAATAATATGTAAGTTTTGTGCAATAGAAATATTATCTTCAAATACAATAGAAGAATTTTTATCAACTACTTCTATCCTTGCATTTGGCATAATTCTTACTCTTTTACCTATAAATATTCTTTTAAAATTTCCTATAAAAATTGGTTTTCCAATATATGATGGTAAGCAATATTTACCGAAAAATGGCTTATATATCAAACCCCTTAAAATCCAAAATATTTTAAATATCATCTGAAGTACCTCTTTATTAAATGCATTAAAGTATATAGTCTCACTTTTAATTTGTGACTTAAACTATTTTTACTTTTTTCACCACCACTTGAAGCATTTGAACCATGTCTTCGATATAATAGTAATTGTTCATCCAGCTTATAACTTTTAAAATACATCTCTGCTATTAAACTAATCCAATAATCGTGAGCACATAATTTTGCATTTTCGGGAAATGGTAAGCTTTTTTCTAATACATTTTTGTTAAATGCCATGCAAGCACCTACATATCTTGGTAAAAGTAAATTTGTTAAAAAACCATTTTTTGTTTTATATACTTCAAAATGTGACTTGTTTATTATTTCTAAATTTTCATTTACAATACTATTGTCACTAATAACAAAATCATAGTTTTCAAGTATTTTAGTCATTTTTTGAACTTTGTTTTCTATCCATACATCATCTTGATCTGACAAAAAAATTACATCTCCAATAGCTTTTTCCAATGCATTTTCAAAATTTCTAGTGTACCCTTTTTCTTTCATATTTTTATAAATTTTGATTCTATTATCATTAAAAGCTTTTATAATCTCAACTGTTTTATCAGTAGAGCTATCATCAGAAATAATCACTTCATCATTTTCACCGATTTGATATAAAATAGAATCTAATTGCTCTTTTATATATTTTTCACCATTATACGTAGCCATACAAACTGATATCATTTATTTATCCCTTTTTAATAAGTATTTCTTTTTCATTTCAATTTTAAAAGCTAAAAAATATACATAAACTATTACTAATATTCCTGTAGAGCCTATAAGTAATGGATTAGTTCCTGCTACTATTAAATAACAAATATATGATATTGCCTTATATTTTTCTTCTTTATAAATAAACAATATTGGATATAATAATAATAAAATGAATACTGAAAATAAAATTAAACCAAACATTCTAAATAAATCAAGGTAAACTAATTCTGTTTGTTGTACTATTTCATTATTTCCATAAGAATAAAAACCACTTCCTATTCCATGTCCAAATAACATAATGTATGGATTATTTTCAAAAAGAATTAAATAGCTTATAAAGTGTCCAATTTTTGTACTATTAGATCCTTCAGATGTATTTAAAAAATTTTCAATTATGAAAGGAACTATTGATCCAAGTATTATGATAAATAAAATAGTTAATATTATCTTTATTGATTTATTAGATTTCATATAAATAAACAATGATAATATTATTACAGACATGATAATATTAGCTCTTGTACCTGAAAAAATTAACGCTGTTATTATAATAAATAACAAAACAATTGAGCTGAAATTAATTCTTCTACTAAAGATATATCCAATCACAAACAATAATAAAGGTGCAGTTTTATAAAAAACCATCAATAAAGTGACACTACCAAACTGTCTAGGTCCAATTAATGCATTTTCGACATCATAAACCAAATAATTAACATATTTAATAATAATAGGATTTTGAAACAATATTCCTAAATACAATACTATTATTGTAATTGCTAAAAGATTTAATATTTTAATTAAAATCTTTTCGAAGTCATTATCTATGTTAATTAAAATTAAAAATATAAAAAAGAACAATAAAGACTTTATATGTCCAACAGCAAACTGAAAAGAAAAATGTATATCTTGCAATAGCCCGTTAATTATTCCTAAAAGTGGTAATATTAATCCAAACAAAAGATATATTAAAATTACTTTTTCATTAGATATCATTCTAAAATTTCTTTTAAATAAAATTATTAAAAATA
Coding sequences within:
- a CDS encoding acyltransferase; this translates as MIFKIFWILRGLIYKPFFGKYCLPSYIGKPIFIGNFKRIFIGKRVRIMPNARIEVVDKNSSIVFEDNISIAQNLHIISGGNQELRIGKNTTFSANVFITNVDHEYQDIDIHIMEQKLIFNKTQIGENCFIGYGAVIQAGTILGKQCIVGSNAVVRGHFPDYCVIVGIPARIVKRYDEKSGSWKKTDKDGNFIDIESKSC
- a CDS encoding glycosyltransferase family 2 protein, producing the protein MISVCMATYNGEKYIKEQLDSILYQIGENDEVIISDDSSTDKTVEIIKAFNDNRIKIYKNMKEKGYTRNFENALEKAIGDVIFLSDQDDVWIENKVQKMTKILENYDFVISDNSIVNENLEIINKSHFEVYKTKNGFLTNLLLPRYVGACMAFNKNVLEKSLPFPENAKLCAHDYWISLIAEMYFKSYKLDEQLLLYRRHGSNASSGGEKSKNSLSHKLKVRLYTLMHLIKRYFR